In Oenanthe melanoleuca isolate GR-GAL-2019-014 chromosome 19, OMel1.0, whole genome shotgun sequence, a genomic segment contains:
- the LOC130260739 gene encoding uncharacterized protein LOC130260739, producing the protein MPLHLCQCVPSLAPSVPASLEMPLHLCQCVHPWHPVCLLPWKCPSTCASVCHPWHPVCLLPWEMPQHLCQCVPSLAPSVPASLGNASAPVPVCAIPGTQCACFPGNASAPVPVCAIPGTQCACFPGNASAPVPVCAIPGTQCACFPGNAPAPVPVCAVPGTQCACFPGNASAPVPVCAVPGTQCACFPGNAPAPVPVCAVPGTQCACFPGNAPAPVPVCAVPGTQCACFPGNAPAPVPVCAVPGTQCACFPGNASASELVARKSWPGSSPVAQHSLLSHGCSPFPLGPEQTHSLKPGKSQAFGLLPDFCLGVNAKLCKADQ; encoded by the exons ATGCCCCTGcacctgtgccagtgtgtgccatccctggcaCCCAGTGTGCCTGCTTCCCTGGAAATGCCTCTGcacctgtgccagtgtgtgcA TCCCTGGCACCCAGTGTGCCTGCTTCCCTGGAAATGCCCCAGcacctgtgccagtgtgtgccatccctggcaCCCAGTGTGCCTGCTTCCCTGGGAAATGCCCCAGcacctgtgccagtgtgtgccatccctggcaCCCAGTGTGCCTGCTTCCCTGGGAAATGCCTCTGcacctgtgccagtgtgtgccatccctggcaCCCAGTGTGCCTGCTTCCCTGGAAATGCCTCTGcacctgtgccagtgtgtgccatccctggcaCCCAGTGTGCCTGCTTCCCTGGAAATGCCTCTGcacctgtgccagtgtgtgccatccctggcaCCCAGTGTGCCTGCTTCCCTGGAAATGCCCCAGcacctgtgccagtgtgtgcAGTCCCTGGCACCCAGTGTGCCTGCTTCCCTGGAAATGCCTCTGcacctgtgccagtgtgtgcAGTCCCTGGCACCCAGTGTGCCTGCTTCCCTGGAAATGCCCCTGcacctgtgccagtgtgtgcAGTCCCTGGCACCCAGTGTGCCTGCTTCCCTGGAAATGCCCCTGcacctgtgccagtgtgtgcAGTCCCTGGCACCCAGTGTGCCTGCTTCCCTGGAAATGCCCCTGcacctgtgccagtgtgtgcAGTCCCTGGCACCCAGTGTGCCTGCTTCCCTGGAAATGCCTCTGCATCTGAGCTAGTGGCTAGGAAGAGCTggcctggctccagcccagtggcacagcacagcttgcTGTCACATGGCTGCTCTCCTTTCCCACTTGGCCCCGAGCAGACCCACTCCCTAAAGCCTGGGAAGAGCCAGGCCTTTGGTCTTCTGCCTGATTTCTGCCTGGGAGTTAATGCCAAACTATGCAAGGCAGACCAGTGA